In Brevibacillus brevis, a genomic segment contains:
- a CDS encoding excinuclease ABC subunit UvrA, whose translation MSESNQEYIVIAGARENNLQNVSLRIPKRKITIFTGVSGSGKSSIVFDTIAAESTRLLNENFSMFVRNFLPRYPQPDADAIENLSMAVIVDQKRLGGGSHSTMGTITDISPILRLLFSRVGQPYVGQAHMFSFNDPQGMCPECNGIGRRLGVDMSKALDMSKSLKEGAILLPDYKVNGWEWNMLVQSGSFDLDKKLSDYSDEELDQLLYAKARKVEMDFAGKAMNITVEGVIEKFTNKYIKQDVKTKSERTQKAVAPYITEGTCSSCHGARLNQAALNCKINGRSIAEMSSMEVGQLIGVIREIDDPIAAPIVKSLTERLQHLVDIGLDYLTLDRETDTLSGGESQRVKMVKHLSGSLVDVTYIFDEPSVGLHPRDVHRLNGLLQKLRDKGNTVIVVEHDPDVIKVADHIVDVGPYAGSHGGTIVYEGSYQGLLEAGTLTGTHMKRPLLLKQDCRQPSGKLPIRNATLHNLRNVSVDIPTGVLTVVTGVAGSGKSTLINEIFLSQHPDAIVIDQSAVGVSTRSNPATYTGIMDDVRKAFASANKVSPSLFSFNSKGACENCQGLGVVYTDLAFLDSVKLPCEVCGGRRFKEEVLAYKLNGKSIAEVLEMTVEQALEFFDQKEVVRKLQAMSDVGLNYITLGQPLSTLSGGECQRIKLASELHKNGSIYVMDEPTTGLHMSDIGHLLGIMNRLVDAGNTVIVIEHNLDVISQADWIIDLGPDGGSKGGQVVFEGTPSQIIHAEQSITGRYLKE comes from the coding sequence ATGAGCGAGTCCAATCAGGAGTATATCGTGATCGCGGGGGCAAGGGAAAACAATCTGCAGAATGTATCCTTGCGCATTCCCAAACGAAAGATCACGATCTTCACCGGGGTTTCCGGATCCGGGAAGTCCTCGATCGTTTTCGATACGATCGCCGCAGAATCGACGCGTTTGCTGAACGAAAACTTTAGCATGTTCGTGCGCAACTTCCTGCCGCGCTATCCGCAGCCGGATGCGGACGCGATCGAGAATCTCAGCATGGCTGTAATTGTGGATCAGAAGCGGCTAGGCGGCGGTTCCCATTCCACGATGGGCACGATTACCGACATCTCTCCCATTCTCCGTCTGCTTTTCTCGCGGGTGGGTCAGCCCTATGTCGGACAAGCGCATATGTTCTCGTTTAACGATCCGCAGGGCATGTGTCCCGAGTGCAACGGGATCGGCCGCAGGCTGGGCGTCGATATGAGCAAAGCGCTGGACATGTCAAAGTCGTTAAAGGAAGGAGCCATCCTGCTGCCGGACTATAAGGTGAACGGCTGGGAATGGAATATGCTCGTGCAATCGGGGTCCTTCGATCTCGACAAGAAGCTGAGCGATTACTCGGATGAAGAGCTGGATCAGCTGCTGTACGCCAAGGCGCGGAAAGTGGAGATGGATTTCGCCGGGAAGGCAATGAATATTACAGTGGAAGGTGTCATCGAGAAGTTCACCAACAAGTACATCAAGCAGGATGTGAAGACGAAGTCGGAACGCACGCAAAAAGCGGTAGCGCCGTACATCACCGAAGGTACCTGCTCCAGCTGCCACGGCGCGAGGCTCAATCAGGCCGCGCTCAACTGCAAGATCAATGGACGGAGCATTGCGGAGATGTCCTCCATGGAGGTCGGACAGCTCATTGGCGTCATACGTGAGATTGACGACCCGATCGCTGCGCCGATCGTCAAATCGCTGACAGAGCGATTGCAGCATTTGGTGGATATCGGGCTCGATTACCTGACGCTGGACCGTGAGACAGATACATTGTCCGGCGGCGAGTCGCAGCGCGTCAAGATGGTAAAGCACCTGAGCGGCAGTCTGGTGGATGTCACCTATATCTTTGATGAGCCCAGTGTTGGCTTGCACCCGCGAGACGTGCACCGGTTAAATGGATTGCTTCAGAAGCTGCGCGACAAGGGAAATACCGTGATTGTCGTCGAGCATGATCCCGATGTAATCAAGGTCGCCGATCATATCGTCGACGTCGGGCCTTATGCTGGAAGCCACGGCGGCACCATCGTGTATGAAGGAAGCTACCAAGGCCTGCTAGAGGCAGGTACGTTGACTGGCACCCATATGAAGCGGCCGCTTCTACTGAAGCAAGATTGCAGGCAACCGTCCGGCAAGCTGCCCATCAGGAATGCCACCCTGCACAACCTGCGGAATGTGAGCGTAGACATCCCAACCGGAGTGCTGACAGTGGTTACAGGTGTCGCCGGCTCAGGCAAGAGCACACTGATCAACGAGATATTCCTCAGCCAGCATCCGGATGCGATCGTCATCGACCAATCGGCCGTCGGAGTATCCACACGCTCGAATCCGGCGACCTACACGGGCATCATGGATGATGTGCGCAAGGCGTTTGCTTCCGCGAACAAGGTGAGCCCAAGCTTGTTCAGCTTCAACTCCAAGGGGGCTTGCGAGAACTGCCAAGGGCTGGGTGTTGTGTATACGGACTTGGCATTCCTCGACAGCGTGAAGCTGCCGTGTGAAGTGTGCGGAGGGAGACGTTTCAAGGAAGAAGTGCTCGCTTACAAATTGAACGGGAAGTCCATTGCAGAAGTGCTGGAGATGACCGTAGAGCAGGCATTGGAGTTTTTTGATCAAAAAGAGGTTGTTCGCAAGCTCCAGGCGATGAGTGATGTCGGGCTGAACTATATTACGCTCGGCCAGCCGCTCAGCACACTCTCGGGCGGGGAATGCCAGCGCATCAAGCTGGCGAGCGAGCTGCATAAGAACGGCAGCATCTACGTGATGGACGAGCCGACGACCGGCTTGCATATGTCGGATATCGGTCACCTCCTGGGGATTATGAACCGCCTCGTGGATGCCGGCAATACCGTGATTGTCATCGAGCACAACCTCGATGTGATCAGTCAAGCGGATTGGATCATCGATTTGGGACCGGACGGAGGAAGCAAGGGGGGACAGGTGGTGTTCGAGGGCACCCCTTCGCAGATCATCCATGCGGAGCAATCGATCACGGGAAGGTACTTGAAGGAATGA